The Fusobacterium necrophorum subsp. necrophorum genome includes the window CTAATTTTATAAAATTTAGAACGGAAAATTATCTTTTTTGCTTGTTTTATGTTTATTCTTTTTTATTTCCGTACTTAATCACTAATATAATAAACTTTATTTCTAAAAAGTCAAAATCTTTTCGCTTGTCTTTAGTTGACCTAAAATGAAAAAAATTGACTTTTAGTCAAAAAATAAAAAAGATATTTGAAAAATAAAAAAATATACTGTAAAATAAAAAATAAAAGTAGAAGAAACTATATTCATTTATGAAAAGGAGGATGATATGGAAAACTATTCTCATCTATTAAAACAATTACTTCAATTTTCTGACACAAAGGCTATTATTTTAGCAAATGTTCTCGGATATGATATTTCCTATATCAGCAAATGGTGCAATGGTGCTAAAATTCCATCTGCTAAAAATCTTCATGTAATTCACAAGAAGATGAGTGCTCTTTTTGCAAAAGAAATCGCAAATAATAAACAAGAAACTTCATTTTTTTTAGAATTTAACCTGGATCTACCAAAAGAAAAAGACTCTATGCGAGATAGAGAGTTCTTGGAAAGTAGTATTCATAATCTTTTAACCCAAGCTTATTATCAAGAAAATCCCAATCCGGAAATTACACAGGAAGAAGATATAAAATTTATTGTCGGAAAAGACGAAATCTCGGTTTTCTTTGAAGAGAAATTTAAACCCCTTTTTTTACAAGGAAATATCTCTAAGCTGGAAATTTTTATGACACTTGATTTTACTGTTACGGATGTTTCCGAAATTTTATCTCTATTTTCTAAATTAAAATGGGAAGATACGAGTGTTTATATCAGCTTAGGAGTGAATTTGGAGCAACTGGAAGAAAACAGTCATAAGAAAATGAATCAATTATTTCATATTCTAAATCGCTACATAAACTTAAATATTGAAATATATTCCAACAAACATTTCCAAAATATGAATACAATTCTAGTAAAAGACTATTTCGCCTTTCAATATTCTCTAGACAGTTTAGGAGAAATCCAATCATTAACTTGGATTCAAAATAAATTATTCTTACACAGTCTTTCTCGCTTTACCTTAGATGCCTTTAAAAAAGAAGATAAACTATTAGGCTTAGTCAATACTAAAAAATTACAAAAAGAAGGATATAGAACCACTTTTTATACCAGTGATTCCTACAATTTTTTTTTAGTACAGGGATTTGAGTTCTTACTTCCCCCTACCATTATTGATAATATTGCAAACTACGCAAAAGAAAAGAAGTATTCGGAACAGGATTGGATTTCGATTTTAAAGGTAAAAATCGCTTGGGAAGAAATTTTTGAAAATTCTTCCATTAACTTCTTTATTTTAAAAAATTCTATCTTCCGTTATCTAGAAAAAGGGGAACTTACCTACATGAATATCCATTACAAAACAAGTATTGAAGAAAGAAAAATGCACTACGAATACGCTATGAAAATTTTAGAAAAAAATCCTAAAATTCACTTCCATGTCATTGAAGATGAATTTGTAGAAAAATCAAATTTTGTTTACAATATTGGAGTTTTTGGAAATTATAAAAAAATGTTCTTTAAAAACTACTACAATTTGGAACAACAAAAGGAACCTTACTTTACTATAGTCAATAATTCAAAAATTTTAAAACATATCCATGGACTTTTCGATAAAATTCGTCTCTCAAAATATTGTACGGAATATCATGTAGAGGAATTGAAAGTTTTTTGGGAAAAATATGGAAACATGTTCTTTCGACTGACAAATTTATAATTCTAAAATGAGGGACTACATAAGTAGCCCCTCATTTTAGATAACAAACATATATATAGGATTAATTTTCTTTAAGACCCATAGGTTGGTCTAAGAAAATACGGGTGTCCATTTCCTTTAAATCTTTTGCAATCAATGGAACAAACTCCATTTGATCCAAGATATCTTTTTGTAAATCAATTCCCGGTGCAATTTCTATCAAAGTAAGCCCTTCTTTTCTCAATTCAAAAACAGCTCTTTCTGTTACATAGAATACCGGTTTGTTGTTTTCTCTCGCTAAATCTCCTGAGAAAGTAATTTGTTGTACTTGAGAAACAAATTTCTTTGTCTTTCCTTCTTCCAAAATTACTAATTTTCCATTTTCTACTTTTGTTTTCAACCCTTTTGCAGTAAATGTTCCACAAAAAACTACTTTTTTAGCATTTTGACTGATACTGATGAATCCTCCACAACCGGCAATTCTTTTTCCGAACTTACTTACATTCAGGTTTCCAGCTTGGTCCGCTTGAGCCAATCCTAAGAAACAAATATCCAATCCTCCACCATCATAGAAGTCAAATTGATATGGCTGATCTATAATAGCATCCGCATTGATTGCAGAACCAAATCTCTTTCCAGATTGAGGAATTCCTCCTACTGGTCCAGATTCCACTGTTAATACCATCCAATCGTTAATTCCTTCTTCTGTCGCAATATTGGAAACATATTCAGGAGCTCCAATTCCTAAGTTTCCTACTACTCCTTTTGTAATTTCCATAGTTGCTCTTCTGGCAATAATTTTCTTTTCCCCTAATTCCATAGGAATAAAAGAACTTTTTTCAGAAATTCTTGCATTTCCAGCCACTTCTGCTTCATAAGGCAAATCGTAGGCAGGTTGTTTTAACTCAGGTTCTTGAATTTCTACGACATAGTCCACATAAATTCCTGGAACTTTTACCAACTTAGGATCTAATGAACCTGTCTTAACAATTTTGTCTACTTGTACAATTACTTTTCCTCCACAATTATGAACTGCTTGGGCAATGGACATTACTTCTGTTGGAACATAATCATTTTCCAAAGAAATATTTCCTCTTTCATCTGCATAACTTCCTTTGATCAAAGCGATGTCAAATTTCATTGCTTTGTAGTATAGAACTTCTTCTCCGTCAATTTCCATAACACGTACGATGTCTTCTTTGGTAACTTCGTTTAATTTTCCTCCTTCTATACGAGGGTCTGCAAATGTTTTCAATCCTACTTTTGTCATAACACCTGGTTTATGCGCCGCAACATCTCTTAACATTTGGCAAAGAGCTCCTTGAGGAACATTATAGGCTTGAATTTTGTTATTCACGATCAATTCCCCTAATTTAGGAGCTTTATTGAAGTGTCCTGCGATGACTCTTCCTAATAATCCTTCATGACCAAATCTACTTACACATCTTTCGTCTCCAGCCCCTTGTCCAGCTACATAAAAAAGTGTTAAATTTCGAGGAGAACCTGTCTCTAGAAATCTATTTTCTAAAGCAACTTCTAATCCTTCCGGATTCGCACATCCTACAAATCCACTAGTTGCAACGGTATCAAAATCTTTAATAACTTTAACCGCTTCTTCCTTTGTGACAAACTTTGGTATCATATACTAGCCTCCTAATTTTAATTGTTATAAGTAGAATACCTCTTATTCTAAAAATATGCTATTGAATTTATTTGA containing:
- a CDS encoding acyl CoA:acetate/3-ketoacid CoA transferase — protein: MIPKFVTKEEAVKVIKDFDTVATSGFVGCANPEGLEVALENRFLETGSPRNLTLFYVAGQGAGDERCVSRFGHEGLLGRVIAGHFNKAPKLGELIVNNKIQAYNVPQGALCQMLRDVAAHKPGVMTKVGLKTFADPRIEGGKLNEVTKEDIVRVMEIDGEEVLYYKAMKFDIALIKGSYADERGNISLENDYVPTEVMSIAQAVHNCGGKVIVQVDKIVKTGSLDPKLVKVPGIYVDYVVEIQEPELKQPAYDLPYEAEVAGNARISEKSSFIPMELGEKKIIARRATMEITKGVVGNLGIGAPEYVSNIATEEGINDWMVLTVESGPVGGIPQSGKRFGSAINADAIIDQPYQFDFYDGGGLDICFLGLAQADQAGNLNVSKFGKRIAGCGGFISISQNAKKVVFCGTFTAKGLKTKVENGKLVILEEGKTKKFVSQVQQITFSGDLARENNKPVFYVTERAVFELRKEGLTLIEIAPGIDLQKDILDQMEFVPLIAKDLKEMDTRIFLDQPMGLKEN